One genomic segment of Acanthochromis polyacanthus isolate Apoly-LR-REF ecotype Palm Island chromosome 9, KAUST_Apoly_ChrSc, whole genome shotgun sequence includes these proteins:
- the LOC127535545 gene encoding zinc finger protein 239-like, whose amino-acid sequence MNEKYQSDKVTMCSVEYLRELISDRLAAAAGEIFSEFEKTIVQYQEEIDRQRRLLDVIWKPHIPLQPIELPQSYVCENEKTVVDHQPHDQERNSMVDHEDPEPPRIKDQQEELCTSQDQSNPEISQIKMEQEELCTSLDQSNPGLPQIKVEQDELCSSQEEELIGLKQETDTFEVTPADEESDHSEPKPNSDQLLFHISCVAESPDQEGSKDVDSGSTRCIEQKPRHQSNNSHSNDVDNAPTSARQCDNDKARKSATCEVCGKAFSRKSNLIKHHRTHTGEKPYSCETCGKSFSQRSSLTEHLKYHTGEKPYVCGTCKKGFIRRTHLTAHMRCHTGEKPYVCNICGKRFSSSSAHNRHMAVHKMVKPYSCGTCGKSFSQRRSLTVHMRCHTGEKPYSCGTCGKSFKHSYQLKAHMRIHTAEKS is encoded by the exons atgaatgagaaatatcagagcgataaagtaacgatgtgttcagttgagtatctgagagagttgatcagcgacagactagctgctgctgctggagaaatattctcagagtttgaaaaaaccatcgtccagtaccaggaggagatcgatcgtcagcgcagactgctggatgtcatctggaaaccacacatccccttacagcccatag agctcccacagtcttatgtctgtgagaatgagaagactgttgttgaccatcagccccatgaccaggagagaaactccatggtggaccatgaggacccagagcctccacggattaaagatcagcaggaggaactctgcaccagtcaggaccaatcaaacccagagatttctcaaattaaaatggaacaggaagaattgtgcaccagtctggaccaatcaaacccagggttaccacaaattaaagtggaacaggatgaactctgctccagtcaggaggaagagttaattggattgaaacaggagactgatacctttgaggtgactcctgctgatgaggaaagtgaccacagtgaaccaaaaccaaacagtgatcagctcctgtttcacatctcttgtgtagctgagagcccagatcaggaaggaagcaaggatgtagactcaggatcaactagatgtatcgagcagaaaccaagacatcagagtaacaacagtcacagtaatgatgtagacaatgctccaacatcagcgagacagtgtgataatgacaaggcaagaaaatctgcaacatgcgaggtctgtggaaaagcttttagtcgtaaatcaaatttaatcaaacatcacagaacccacacaggtgagaagccatattcttgtgaaacctgtggaaaaagcttcagtcagcgGAGCTCTTTGACTGAACACTTGAAatatcacacaggtgagaagccgtatgttTGTGGAACCTGTAAAAAAGGCTTTATTCGACGGACccatttgactgcccacatgagatgtcacacaggtgagaaaccatatgtttgtaacatttgtggaaaaagattttctagttcatcagcacataataggcacatggcagttcacaaaatggtaaagccatattcttgtggaacctgtggaaaaagcttcagtcaacggcgctctttgactgtccacatgagatgtcacacaggtgagaagccatattcttgtggaacctgtggaaaaagctttaaacaTAGTTATCAATTAAAagcccacatgagaatccacacagctgagaagtcatga